In Chaetodon auriga isolate fChaAug3 chromosome 22, fChaAug3.hap1, whole genome shotgun sequence, the genomic window TACAAATCCAAATTTAACACCAtaattaaaatctaaaatatattcagtgttgtttttgttaagCTCAGCTGCTGTCGCTGCATCTGGAGTCAGAACATGTTTTCAtcaggcctcctcctcctcctcctcctcctcctcctcctcagctcagctgGTCTGTAATATGAAAGAAGCCTCTGAAGTGTTTTTACCCAGGTTGGTGTCGGCGCGAATGATCATCTGAGTCTTGCCCTCCTCCATCTGTTTGAGGTGCAGCGTTCCGACTCCTTTCTCCTTGAACTCCGAGTCCTTCTTGTAGAACAGTTTACACCTGAGACACAGATAGAAACACTCAGATTCACCTGTTCAATAAAACAGATCACAGATCAGCTCGAGCTCCGGCTTCAGCTCCACAGACGTACTTCTTGGAGTAGAAGGCGTcgtcctctttcacctccttcacctccGGTTTAGGCGGCTCCTCCGACTCCTCGTCTCCGTTCTCGTctacaggaagaaaaacaacgTTTTATTCACGTTTTAACAGGAAACGAGACAATCAGACTGTCAGGAGTCACGTGACCAGATGATTGGTGGATGGACAGAAATCAGATCAGGTGATTTAACAAAGACGAGTGACACTTCATTAATGAACGATTAAACCAAACCAGAGACTTTAAGCACagtgatgacatcacttcctgtgtctgtggtTCACACCGAcggtaaactgaatatctttgtcGGCGATCAATCCCTCctgactgattattgatcagcCATCAGTGACTGGATTGAACCAAAAGCGTCCCAGAGCTTCATACTGAACCAGCGTCCATTCAAAAAACATCACAATTAAACTGCGAGTCAGTTCATCTGGAGAATGTGCATCTACAGCAGCTGATCGACAAATTGATCTGCAGCACTTTGGATTATTGAAGCGTTATATAGCAgctatatctatatatatgaCAACGCCAAAAGTCCGTCAGTGTGGATGTCTCCTGGTTTTCTTCTACGGCAGAAAACTGACAGTTCAACTTTTCCTGGTATTTcacagaaaataatctgcaggttaaattacaatgaaaataatagtccttttcagtctttttgagGAAACTTTCCTGATCAGATCCCTGGATCCTCTCAGCAGACTCCAATCACAGATCTGAGATCAGTTCACTAGCCAACAGGAAATGAATCAGCAGCTAATCTGGAAACAGATCTGTTGTTTCAAATGcttaaaaacagctttcagcCTCTCAAAGCTCAGAAACTGTTTTCTGTGAGCTGAACGATGGCTTCCATTAGCAGCCAGTTCTGGTCTGGATTAACGAAGCAGTGAAACCATCCGAGCTCAAAGTGACGTCGTTAAACTCTTCACTTCGACTCGTCGATGATCACGTTCACTCTTCTTCTGATCTGACTGGATTCGTCACTGAGGTTCACTGATGAAGAGGTCGTTTTAGATCTTTTTGCCTCGTGTGACTCAGACTGAGGACGACGTGAACATGGATCTGAAATAACGCCTCTAGGACGGCGTGATGCTCTGTACCTGCGGGCCGGGCGTCCTCGGTCTTCGTCCCGCTGAAGGACAGTGGGGCGGCAGATCCAGGAGCTCCAAACAGGGAGGTCTGGCTGGAGGAGGCGctagaggagaaggagaagctgGGGGGAGTCGTCTTGGACCCCAAGGAGCCGAGGACCGAGCTGTCCACTTTCTTGCCGAAGTTAAACGTGATGCCGACGggagcggcggcggcggagcTTTTGCCCGAGTCTTCTGTGGGATTTTTGCCAAAGGAGAACAAAGTGGCGGCCGGAGCCGCCGAGACGCTCCTGCTGccggaggaggaagacgaggcaggaggaggaggaaggccgGCCGTGGCCGGCAGCAGCCCTCCCTGCTTCTTCTCCTCGGAGCCCCCGTCGGCAGACCCGGCTCCGTACTGGCGCTCGATGCTGGCCAGGTGCCGCTCGTAATCCCTGAAGATGGGGTTGAGGTCGCACAGCGGGTTGTCGTTCACGTGCTTGGTGATCCAGTCCCGCACGGAGCAGTTGAGAGCGGTGAGCTGCCGGCTGTACTCCTTGTTGCCCACACCACCgctgctgcaggagctctgAGCCGGGCTCGGGGAGGAGCCGTTGGTCTGCTTGGCGGTGATGTCAGCGGTGGGCTTGGCGGAGGTGGGGC contains:
- the nup50 gene encoding nuclear pore complex protein Nup50: MAKRIADKELTDRNWDQEEEGEEAGTFSVASEDVLKNRAIKKAKRRNTGAEGESSGAFKGFKGFSLSASAATGGSSPGPFSGFGNGGGFKGVGGLTNGNSISPSFGGFSSPAATSTVTPGLTFNGPTSAKPTADITAKQTNGSSPSPAQSSCSSGGVGNKEYSRQLTALNCSVRDWITKHVNDNPLCDLNPIFRDYERHLASIERQYGAGSADGGSEEKKQGGLLPATAGLPPPPASSSSSGSRSVSAAPAATLFSFGKNPTEDSGKSSAAAAPVGITFNFGKKVDSSVLGSLGSKTTPPSFSFSSSASSSQTSLFGAPGSAAPLSFSGTKTEDARPADENGDEESEEPPKPEVKEVKEDDAFYSKKCKLFYKKDSEFKEKGVGTLHLKQMEEGKTQMIIRADTNLGNILLNIAVQPSMPCSRVGKNNVMVVCVPNPPVDDKNPGGPVPLLIRVKTAEDADELHKTLEERKG